A region of Zeugodacus cucurbitae isolate PBARC_wt_2022May chromosome 5, idZeuCucr1.2, whole genome shotgun sequence DNA encodes the following proteins:
- the LOC105215011 gene encoding probable ATP-dependent RNA helicase DDX10 yields the protein MKVKGKKQFGTTMGAQTDREIQELKQKYESLPLEDEIKKFVDMPLTQKTLKGLLDSKYVAPTEIQRKSILTALIGKDVMGTAITGSGKTLAFLIPVIEHLYMNKWSRTDGVCAIVISPTRELAYQIFETLKRIGRYHDFSAGLIIGGKNLKFERRRMDQCNILICTPGRLLQHMDENPLFNASTIEMLVLDEADRCLDMGFEETLNAIVEHFPIDRQTLLFSATQTNSVKDIARLNLRDPIFIGEKTKSEDVIPELLQQNYVVMELEDKITMLWSFIKNHLKQKIIVFFTSCKQVKYVFEIFCKLRPGTSLLALYGTLHQDRRIAIYNDFTRKSNVVLFATDIASRGLDFPTVNWVVQMDCPEDAVQYIHRAGRTARNKARGESLLVLTPTEEQGMIKELEDKNIHIKKIHIDPKKLFSPRLKIEAALAQNTELKASAQRAFVSYVKSIFLMKNKDIFNAFKLNLENYAKSLGLVVTPRVRFLERLLKKKGSETKMVTESNDFEHEDSDNDEDFLKVKRVDHDLGNNVEEVTLELPKKNKVLTKAAAAKIAIRKKLTPNEKVNFDEDGNVIVDKRKEIQSEVPEEYENKDGGINIEIAKKVLSQEDKYDKERFRQLVKQRHKLQKDKLKELAEANLQSNTADSESDDDVDLSWLPDPDLIYNADRKTEENVTSEMNSSDDMEEPTSKKAKLTSKLTLNDAESIAAQLLANKV from the exons ATGAAAGTCAAAGGAAAAAAGCAGTTTGGGACAACCATGGGAGCGCAGACTGATAGAGAAATCCAagaattgaaacaaaaatatgaatcgCTGCCACTTGAAGatgaaatcaaaaaatttgtGGACATGCCTCTGACgcaaaaaacattaaaaggaTTATTGGACTCCAAATACGTTGCTCCAAcagaaattcaaaggaaaagTATATTGACAGCATTAATTGGAAAGGATGTAATGGGTACTGCAATTACTGGAAGTGGGAAAACACTTGCCTTCTTGATACCG GTTATCGAACACTTGTACATGAACAAATGGTCACGTACAGATGGAGTATGCGCGATTGTTATTTCTCCTACGCGTGAACTGGCTTATCAAATATTTGAGACTCTAAAACGTATAGGAAGATATCATGATTTCTCGGCTGGTCTGATAATTGGTGGAAAGAACTTAAAGTTCGAACGAAGGAGAATGGATCAATGCAATATATTGATATGTACACCTGGCAGACTGCTGCAACATATGGATGAAAATCCATTGTTTAATGCTAGTACCATTGAAATGTTGGTATTAGACGAAGCTGATAGATGCCTGGATATGGGATTTGAAGAAACTCTTAATGCTATTGTCGAACATTTTCCAATTGATCGTcaaactttattattttctgcCACACAAACAAATTCCGTAAAAGACATTGCAAGACTCAATTTGCGGGATCCAATTTTTATTGGAGAAAAGACAAAATCTGAAGACGTTATACCAGAGTTGTTGCAGCAAAATTACGTTGTGATGGAGTTGGAGGATAAAATTACAATGCTATggtcatttataaaaaatcatctcaaacaaaaaattatagtattttttacCAGTTGCAAACAAGTGAAAtacgttttcgaaattttctgcAAACTTCGACCAGGTACAAGTTTGCTCGCACTTTACGGAACACTACATCAAGACCGAAGAATTGCAATATATAACGATTTTACACGAAAAAGCAACGTCGTGCTATTTGCCACTGATATCGCATCCCGAGGTCTAGATTTTCCAACAGTAAATTGGGTTGTTCAAATGGATTGCCCAGAAGATGCCGTTCAATATATTCATAGAGCAGGAAGAACGGCTAGAAACAAAGCACGTGGCGAAAGTCTTTTGGTCCTAACACCAACTGAAGAACAAGGTATGATAAAGGAATTGGAGGAcaagaatatacatattaaaaaaatacatattgatCCGAAAAAGCTGTTTTCGCCCCGACTGAAGATAGAAGCCGCATTAGCCCAAAATACCGAACTGAAGGCTTCAGCACAACGAGCTTTTGTATCGTATGTTAAATCCATATTCCTAATGAAGAATAAAGACATTTTTAATGCATTCAAACTAAATCTTGAAAACTACGCCAAATCACTTGGACTGGTTGTTACACCACGTGTTCGGTTTTTGGAgcgtttattaaagaaaaaaggtTCAGAGACGAAAATGGTAACGGAATCAAATGATTTTGAGCACGAAGATTCAGACAACGATGAGGATTTCCTTAAAGTCAAACGAGTCGACCATGATCTGGGTAACAATGTGGAAGAAGTTACTTTGGAACTGCCCAAGAAGAATAAAGTCCTAACAAAAGCTGCGGCAGCCAAAAtagcaataagaaaaaaattaacaccaaatgaaaaagtgaatttcgaCGAAGACGGGAACGTCATAGttgataaaagaaaagaaatacaaTCTGAGGTTCCCGAAGAATATGAAAACAAAGATGGTGGCATAAATATAGAGATAGCGAAGAAAGTTCTATCACAAGAAGATAAATACGACAAAGAACGATTTAGACAACTTGTTAAACAACGCCACAAACTGCAAAAAGACAAATTGAAAGAACTTGCAGAAGCCAATTTACAAAGTAATACCGCTGACAGTGAAAGCGATGACGACGTCGATTTATCTTGGCTGCCGGATCCGGATCTAATATATAATGCGGATCGTAAGACAGAAGAAAACGTAACATCAGAAATGAATTCAAGTGATGACATGGAAGAGCCAACTAGTAAAAAAGCGAAATTGACTTCCAAACTCACTTTGAATGATGCCGAATCAATCGCTGCACAGCTTTTAGCAAATAAAGTATAA
- the Hsp60 gene encoding heat shock protein 60A produces MLRLPIRLARANIQRQLMVRSYAKDVKFGPEVRALMLQGVDVLADAVAVTMGPKGRNVIIEQSWGSPKITKDGVTVAKAIELKDKFQNIGAKLVQDVANNTNEEAGDGTTTATVLARAIAKEGFEKISKGANPVEIRRGVMLAVDTVKDHLKAMSRPVSTPEEIAQVATISANGDQDVGNLISEAMKRVGRDGVITVKDGKTLLDELEVIEGMKFDRGYISPYFINSSKGAKVEFQDALILLSEKKISSVQSIIPALELANSQRKPLVIIAEDIDGEALSTLVVNRLKIGLQVAAVKAPGFGDNRKSTLTDMAIASGGIVFGDDANLVKLEDVQINDLGKVGEVVITKDDTLLLKGKGKKEDITRRVEQIKDQISETTSEYEKEKLQERLARLASGVALLRVGGSSEVEVNEKKDRVHDALNATRAAVEEGIVPGGGTALLRCIPVLEGLKGSNEDQNMGIEIVRRALRMPCMTIAKNAGVDGAMVVAKVETKEGDFGYDALKAEYGNLIEKGIIDPTKVVRTAITDASGVASLLTTAEAVVTEIPKEDAAPGLGGMGGMGGMGGMGGMGGMM; encoded by the exons atgctTCGTTTACCGATCAGACTTGCTCGCGCAAACATTCAACGCCAATTGATGGTACGTAGCTATGCCAAGGATGTGAAATTTGGACCTGAGGTACGTGCATTGATGTTGCAAGGTGTTGATGTCCTAGCTGATGCCGTGGCTGTTACTATGGGCCCGAAAGGCCGCAATGTTATTATTGAGCAATCTTGGGGGTCACCAAAAATCACCAAAGATGGTGTGACTGTTGCTAAAGCTATTGAATTGAAGGATAAATTCCAAAATATTGGTGCAAAGCTGGTTCAAGATGTTGCTAATAATACAAATGAGGAAGCTGGTGACGGTACAACCACAGCAACAGTTTTAGCGCGAGCAATCGCTAAAGaaggttttgaaaaaatttccaaGGGCGCTAATCCTGTGGAGATCCGTCGTGGTGTTATGTTGGCCGTAGACACTGTTAAAGATCATTTAAAGGCAATGTCACGACCAGTAAGTACACCAGAAGAGATTGCCCAAGTCGCAACTATTTCTGCAAATGGAGACCAAGATGTTGGAAATCTGATTAGCGAAGCTATGAAAAGAGTTGGTCGCGACGGTGTTATCACAGTTAAAGACGGTAAAACACTTCTAGATGAATTGGAAGTAATTGAGGGAATGAAATTCGATAGAGGTTACATTTCACCATATTTCATCAACTCATCTAAAGGAGCTAAAGTAGAATTTCAAGATGCCTTGATTTTGTTGTCTGAGAAGAAAATTTCATCAGTGCAAAGCATTATCCCCGCCCTTGAATTAGCTAATTCTCAACGTAAACCTTTGGTTATCATTGCTGAAGATATTGATGGCGAAGCTTTAAGCACACTTGTTGTGAATCGTCTTAAGATTGGTTTGCAAGTAGCAGCCGTCAAAGCTCCAGGCTTTGGTGATAATAGAAAGTCAACACTCACTGATATGGCAATTGCATCAGGTGGCATCGTTTTTGGTGATGACGCAAATTTGGTTAAATTGGAAGATGTACAGATAAACGACCTTGGAAAAGTTGGAGAGGTTGTTATTACCAAGGATGACACCTTATTGCTTAAAGGAAAGGGCAAGAAGGAGGATATTACTCGCCGTGTTGAACAAATTAAGGATCAAATCAGTGAAACTACATCTGAATATGAGAAAGAGAAATTGCAGGAGCGTTTGGCCCGTCTGGCTTCTGGTGTAGCATTGTTGCGCGTCGGTGGCTCAAGTGAAGTTGAAGTTAACGAAAAGAAGGATCGTGTACATGATGCACTCAATGCTACTCGCGCCGCTGTGGAAGAAGGTATTGTCCCCGGTGGTGGTACTGCTCTTTTGAGATGTATTCCAGTATTGGAGGGTCTCAAGGGATCTAACGAAGACCAG AATATGGGTATTGAGATTGTGCGCCGCGCTCTTCGTATGCCTTGCATGACAATTGCTAAGAACGCTGGCGTTGATGGTGCAATGGTTGTAGCTAAGGTTGAAACAAAGGAAGGAGATTTCGGATATGATGCACTTAAGGCTGAATACGGAAACTTAATCGAGAAGGGTATTATTGATCCCACAAAG GTTGTTCGCACAGCTATCACGGACGCTTCTGGTGTAGCTTCCCTCTTGACCACAGCCGAAGCTGTTGTTACTGAAATTCCAAAAGAAGATGCTGCTCCTGGTCTTGGTGGAATGGGCGGTATGGGTGGTATGGGAGGAATGGGTGGAATGGGAGGAATGATGTAA
- the LOC105215014 gene encoding thymosin beta, whose translation MASPALKDLPKVAENLKSQLEGFNTDKLKNASTHEKIVLPSAEDVAAEKTQQSLISGIATFDPSNLKHTETNEKNPLPDKEAIEQEKEKNQLIAGIENFDSKKLKHTETCEKNPLPTKEVIEEEKKA comes from the exons atGGCATCGCCTGCACTTAAAGACCTCCCAAAAGtagctgaaaatttaaaaagtcaaCTTGAAGGCTTTAATACTGACAAACTAAAGAATGCTAGTACACACGAAAAAATCGTGCTTCCTTCTGCCGAAG ATGTGGCCGCCGAAAAAACTCAACAATCTTTAATTTCTGGAATTGCAACTTTTGATCCATCCAATTTAAAGCATACTGAAACTAATGAGAAAAACCCCCTACCAGATAAAGAAG CAATTGAACAAGAAAAGGAAAAGAATCAACTCATTGCTggcattgaaaattttgattctaaaaaattaaaacacactGAAACGTGCGAGAAAAATCCTTTACCAACAAAGGAAGTCATTGAGGAAGAAAAGAAGGCTTAA
- the LOC105215015 gene encoding myosin regulatory light chain sqh, which translates to MSSRKTAGRRATTKKRAQRATSNVFAMFDQAQIAEFKEAFNMIDQNRDGFVEKEDLHDMLASLGKNPTDEYLEAMMNEAPGPINFTMFLTLFGERLQGTDPEDVIKNAFGCFDEENNGVLPEDRLRELLTTMGDRFTDEDVDEMYREAPIKHGLFDYIEFTRILKHGAKDKDEQ; encoded by the exons atGTCTTCTCGTAAAACCGCCGGACGACGTGCTACCACAAAAAAGCGAGCACAACGCGCCACATCCAATGTGTTCGCTATGTTCGATCAGGCACAAATTGCCGAGTTTAAAGAAGCTTTTAATATGATCGATCAGAATCGAGATGGTTTTGTGGAAAAGGAGGATTTGCATGATATGTTAGCGTCTCTAGGAAAAAATCCAACAGACGAATATTTAGAAGCGATGATGAACGAAGCACCCGGACCTATAAATTTTACAATGTTCCTTACCTTATTTGGGGAACGTCTACAAGGAACAGATCCAGAAGatgtaattaaaaatgcttttgGTTGCTTCGATGAGGAAAACAACGGTGTATTACCCGAGGATCGACTGCGCGAGCTATTGACCACAATGGGAGATCGTTTTACTGATGAGGAT gtcGACGAAATGTATCGTGAAGCACCTATCAAACACGGTCTGTTTGATTATATAGAGTTCACTAGAATTCTTAAACACGGTGCCAAAGATAAAGATGAGCAATAA